tgtaaccgagacgtttcaTTTCATGAGTATTGCCTTTGTTGTTACATGGAATATTTATGAAATTTTTAATGGATAATTTTATCTTTTCTCTCTTTAGTAAGCCGCCACCATGAGTACGGACGCGGAGATGGCCGCGTATGGCAAGGCTGCCATTTACCTTCGTAAGCCTGAGAGGGAGAGAATCGAGGCTCAAAGCAAACCATTTGATGCCAAGACTGCCTGCTATGTGGCTGATGTCAAAGAGTTGTACCTCAAGGGAACAATCAAGAGCAAAGATGGTAACAAAGTCACAGTTGTTTTGCTTGACACTCAGGAGGTAAGttttaatttccatttcatgtaGATGctcatttaattattattacattgttttcttttatatctAATATCTAATTTATCAAATTTATAGGAGAGAGTTGCTAAGGAAGAAGATGTCTACCCAATGAATCCTCCCAAGTATGACAAGATTGAGGACATGGCCATGATGACCCATCTCAATGAAGCCTCTGTGCTGTATAACCTCAAAGAGCGTTATGCTGCATGGATGATCTACGTAGGTTctgaaacaacataaaaaagcatttaagttcattttgtCTGTGTTGTAGCAATCTGACCACTTCTCTACTCATTTCAGACCTACTCTGGGCTCTTCTGTGCAACTGTGAACCCCTACAAGATGCTCCCAGTGTATGATCCAGAAGTGGTGACTGCTTACAGAGGCAAAAAGCGTATGGAGGCCCCACCCCACATCTTCTCTGTCTCTGACAACGCCTATCAGTTTATGCAGACTGGTAAGACATTATGGTATTGAATTATATAGAATTCTTTAGGGTGAAATAGATGATGCTGTTAATATAAGAAGTATTTACTGGATATTTTACAAATTACAATCAACAGATAGAGAAAACCAGTCTGTCCTGATTACGTAAGTATTTTCATTTAATCTCAGACCatgacaaaaattaaaaattgaaagTATAATGTAGATGACAAATCTTTATGGAGatatttacaaaatagaatttaGAAATGAACTTCTGAATATACTTTGAAAAGTCTAGATGTCTTTTAATCTTCTGTTTTCTAATCTCTCATAAACCAGCGGAGAATCCGGTGCTGGAAAGACTGTGAACACCAAACGTGTCATCCAGTACTTTGCCACAGTTGCAGTATCAGGTGGTGAAAAGAAGAAGGAGGGTAAGATAAAGGTACTGTATGCGATACAATACTATgtgatatatattattttgaaagatGTTGATTTACACAAACTATATGatatgtgaatttgtgaaatgcCTGCAAACAGCCTttagacatgaaatattaaataactgAAAACTCTTCAAACATCTCAGGGCTCTCTTGAGGACCAGATCATTGCTGCCAACCCTCTGCTTGAGGCTTATGGTAATGCCAAGACTGTGAGAAATGACAACTCCTCTCGTTTTGTAAGTTAACCACTGTTTATTTACTGTACAGATGGTCAGTTGTGTTAGATTTTTCTATAaagagattattattttttatgtattatgcTATTTTGTATTAAACAGGGTAAATTTATCAGAATTCACTTCGGTACAACTGGAAAACTGGCTAGTGCTGACATTGAGACATGTAGGTGGACACGATTTCATTGATCCATCCTGCACATTTGTCTTTGTCTGTCACTCTTCAGATGATTGTGACTCAAGTACATTCTCTCAACAGATCTGCTGGAGAAGTCTAGAGTGTCATTCCAGCTTCCAGATGAGAGAGGCTACCACATCTTCTACCAGATGATGACCAACCATAAGCCTGAGCTGATTGGTAAGTGCACATATTTCATTCAATGTTTCAATGTTGTAAGATACTAATAttatactaatattaatattgtaagaTACTCTTTTAAAAATCGGTGTATTTTACAGAAATGACGCTCCTTACCACCAACCCTTATGACTTCCCCATGTGCAGTCAGGGTCAGATCACAGTGGCCAGCATTGATGATAAAGAGGAGCTGGATGCTACTGATGTGAGTCATTgctgtttaaatatattgaattatTCTATATAAATATGGAAAATCATAAATCTCATTCTTCTCTGTAATTTACAGAGTGCTATTGACATTCTCGGCTTTAGTAATGAGGAGAAAATGGGCATCTACAAGTTCACTGGAGCTGTGCTTCATCATGGTAACATGAAGTTTAAGCAGAAGCAGCGTGAGGAGCAAGCTGAGCCTGATGGCACAGAGGGTGAGACTTGTGTGCTTTTTGCAGTATATCTTGAGACCAGTCTTAATGCTTCTATTTTATCCTGGGCTTTAAAATAGTAATAGCTGCATCGACCGTGTGTAAAATGTTTAGTGTAAATATAAACTAGAAGTGTGCATTGCTGTGCATAtcaataaatctaaaaataaaagtaaaagtgcCTGTTGCctgatttattataattttacacatacacaaaagACTCTATAGAGCTAagacaattaattttaaaatgtatttaacagAGGCTGACAAAATCTCCTACCTTCTGGGTTTGAACTCCGCTGAAATGCTAAAGGGTTTGTGCTACCCCAGAGTCAAGGTCGGAAATGAGTTTGTGACCAAAGGCCAGACTGTGGCACAGGTATAGTAACATTTCCAGCATGTCCATGTGTTCAATCAAAAAATCTGGCTAATTATTGCAGAAGCAGAATTAAATATCTATTCTACAGGTGTACAACTCTGTTAGCGCCTTGGGCAAATCTATCTATGAGAAGATGTTCTTGTGGATGGTCATTCGTATCAACCAGATGTTGGacacaaaacaacaaagaaatttcTACATTGGCGTGCTGGATATTGCTGGCTTTGAGATCTTTGATGtaagaatgattattttatttatttttatgtcaaattGAATCATATTCAGAAGTCAGTAAatgtttctgttattttttcCTCCAGTACAACAGCATGGAGCAGCTGTGCATCAACTTCACCAATGAGAAACTGCAACAGTTTTTCAACCACCACATGTTTGTGCTGGAACAAGAGGAGTACAAGAAGGAGGGCATTGTTTGGGAGTTCATTGACTTTGGCATGGACTTGGCTTCTTGCATTGAGCTCATTGAgaaggtttttaatgaatttattcatTTCCATTGTCTATTCTCAAATTgtcatattttttgtaataaacaaCATTCTTTTATAAACAGCCCATGGGTATCTTCTCCATCCTTGAAGAGGAGTGCATGTTCCCCAAGGCTTCAGACACTTCCTTCAAGAACAAGCTGCATGATCAGCATCTTGGCAAAAGCAATGCTTTCCAGAAACCAAAGCCTGCCAAAGGCAAGGCTGAAGCCCACTTCTCCCTGGTTCACTACGCTGGAACTGTGGACTACAACATCACTGGCTGGTTGGACAAAAACAAGGATCCATTGAATGAATCTGTTCTGCAGCTGTACCAGAAGTCTTCTAACAAACTGCTGGCTTCTCTTTACCCAGCTGTTGTTGagggtaaagaaaaaaaaaaaaaaaaaaaaaaaaaaaactatttgaccaaactttttttcttgattttgcATTTATACACATTGCTTTAAATTTGTATCTCAATAGATACTACTAAAAAGGCCGGCAAGAAGAAGGGTGGATCCATGCAGACTGTGTCCTCCCAGTTCAGGGTATGTATAAagatgacatcacagcaatattGCTGTacttgagggaaaaaaatgaaatacaaagcATGCCAACCCTTTTCTATTCTCCACAGGAGAACTTGGGCAAACTCATGACCAACTTGAGGAGCACTCACCCTCACTTTGTGCGCTGTCTGATTCCTAATGAGTCCAAGACTCCAGGTAAAGTATTAAAAGGCTTAAGATATACAAAGTTCtgccatgaaactctagatggcgtaGGCTAATAAGTCCTTTAAAtcaacctgctcgtaatcacatcattatctatagggcacagctgattggtttctgctgtatcagtagccaatgagcttgcgtgctcaaccttcaaaatatTTTGGTAGCATTGCCTTAGCAgcgcttcagaaaccctccaccttccccagctccacctgtatagatctgctacaggtaattcatgtacactatattgtacagcagcagcagcgtagcagatctattctgccaagaccaaacatacaacattgtcaaacccaataccatgccaaacactccgagagttgtcatgacagaaattctGGCACTCAATATACATGATGAAGTTAATTTACCAAGTTCATGGTGTAAACTGTTCATTATAGGTCTCATGGAGAACTTCCTGGTTATCCACCAGCTGAGGTGTAATGGTGTACTGGAGGGTATCAGAATCTGCAGAAAGGGCTTCCCCAGCAGAATCCAATACGGTGACTTTAAGCAGAGGTAAATTAGACCACATGAAAATACCATTTCCTGTAGGAGGCTCCTAATTAAAAGACATTAagtattttgatcaattttccACAGATATAAGGTGCTGAATGCCGGTGTTATCCCTGAAGGACAGTTTATGGATAACAAGAAGGCCAGTGAGAAACTCCTAGGATCCATCGACATTGCTCATGACGAGTACAGATTTGGACACACAAAGGTTCATATTCAGCAGTGAACTTTCAAGGATTCACTGATTATGATCATTTAGCCTATACAGGTTAAATCAATATCttttgatttattgttttacatAAATTTAGGTGTTCTTCAAAGCTGGTCTTCTTGGTACTCTTGAGGAGATGCGTGATGAGAAACTGGCTACTCTGGTCACAATGACTCAGGCTCTCTGCCGTGGCTACGTGATGAGGAAGGAGTATGTGAAAATGACGGAGAGGAGGTGAGTATTGTCATGAGAAAAGGTGACATCAATGATAACTGTGTAAACAGTAAATAATGATGATTATGCCATTTAATGATGAATTATTGACAGGGAGTCCATTTACACTATCCAATACAACATCCGCTCATTCATGAATGTCAAACACTGGCCATGGATGAAAGTTTACTACAAGATTAAGCCCATGCTGAAGAGTGCCGAGACTGAGAAGGAGCTGGCAGGCATGAAAGAGGAATTTGAAAAATGCAAAGAGGCTTTGACTAAGTCTGAAGCCAAAAAGAAGGAGCTTGAAGAGAAGATGGTATCACTGCTGCAAGAGAAAAATGATCTGCAGCTGCAAGTAGCATctgtgagtattttttttttatttgaattaactGATTTTGGCTCCATTAAAATGAGCAATGTAGTTTCCAATGAAATAGCACTCTATTTTACTAACAGGAAACTGAGAATCTCTCAGATGCCGAGGAGAGGTGTGAGAGCCTGATCAAGAGCAAAATCCAGCTTGAAGGTAAACTCAAAGAGACAACTGAAAGACTGGAGGATGAGGAAGAAATCAATGCTGAACTGACAGCCAAAAAGAGGAAACTGGAGGACGAGTGCTCtgagctgaagaaagacatTGATGACCTGGAGCTCACCTTGGCTAAAGTGGAGAAGGAGAAACATGCCACTGAGAATAAGGTTGGAGACTGAGTTGGTTTAAGATTAGACTTAATCTCTGTCTTATATATTGATATAGaatataaattgtaaaatataacctcacttgaaacaaaaaattacaCAGGTCAAGAACTTGACTGAGGAAATGACATCTCAGGATGAGAGCCTTGCTAAGCTTACGAAGGAGAAGAAAGCCCTCCAAGAGGCACATCAGCAGACACTGGATGATCTTCAGGCTGAGGAGGACAAAGTCAACACCTTGACCAAATCCAAGACAAAACTTGAGCAGCAAGTTGATGATGTGAGTTGATTatctaaattaattatattaaattatgttttattaacaaagttcgggagaaGCACGCTCAGATATTTAACCTAATTAACACAAGAGGAgcgcattcagttaatcaactcaattaATGATAAGAGGTATATATACAGCATACTTACCTCTGTTCATTAACAGTTTATCAGCAttcctccaccaccccatctcctcacttctagttctaACCATTCCTATCACAACCGGGGGGAGTTCTCTAGGTTCAGGCCAAACTTCAAGCTCGGAGCCCTTCCATATTTTATATATCACTTCCCTGTAGCTTGAGGGTTCCCTTGAACAAGAGAAGAAGCTCCGCATGGACCTGGAGAGAGCCAAGAGAAAGCTTGAAGGAGACCTGAAATTATCACAAGAGTCCGTCATGGACCTGGAGAATGAAAAGCAGCAATCtgatgagaaaataaaaaagtaattaaagcataaaatctttgaaaacattgtaaacttttattgttgtgttatcgttttttttttttttttttttttacaaactacTTATTGTTGAACACCCACAGGAAAGACTTTGAAACAAGCCAGCTGCTTAGCAAGATAGAAGATGAACAATCTCTGGGTGCTCAAATCCAAAAGAAGATCAAGGAGCTTCAGgtattttgaaatttttttcaaacattatgaTCATTATCACCCAAAATCTAATGAACTATTTTCCACCATAGGCTCGCATTGAGGAACTGGAGGAAGAGATTGAGGCTGAGCGTGCTGCTCGTGCCAAGGTTGAGAAACAGAGAGCTGATCTCTCCAGGGAACTTGAGGAGATCAGTGAGAGGCTTGAGGAGGCTGGAGGAGCCAATTCTGCTCAGATCGAGATGAATAAGAAGCGTGAAGCTGAATTCCAGAAGCTGCGTCGTGATCTTGAAGAGTCCACCCTCCAGCATGAAGCTACAGCTGCTGCCCTCCGCAAGAAGCAGGCAGACAGTGTGGCCGAGCTGGGAGAGCAAATCGACAACCTGCAGCGTGTCAAGCAGAAGCTTGAGAAGGAGAAGAGTGAATACAAAATGGAGATTGATGATCTTTCCAGCAACATGGAAGCTGTTGCCAAAGCAAAGGTTGGGAAATATTCTGAAGAATATATGTGTCCCGTGCTTGCAAAATGATTCGGAATGCGCACAGGCTAAttacgagctacaggcaaaacaagtgaaaaatgtcgattttggtcgaatttgaggtttttacaaaaatgagttcattaagccctcgtctagtgatctcaatgctccaaatagtaattaaacatctaaaatgatcttttatttgtatgttttctgagaggtcctaaatctttcctttgttttaaaaatcatgaaaaattgcagtttttctctgctggcttcccctcagcacaagtttggtatcgttgtaaagtgaagcattccaactttgtgactAATCATAGCGAATTCTTGAttgcatgagtctgaaccaatgaaatgtgattttcaaactcatgcaaAATGATCTTATttgcgctgactgacagatccaaAGCATGAGCACAATGACGCCTCTCAGACTGCACATACACAtgtacacagaattacagtatttcaaaatatctgtcttgGTGTGTATTtacgcaaacattatctgttatgtcttaagtgaacgtttggttaactgttgaggaaaaacatctgatgtgtaacattatattagatcagTGTTAAgacagtaggtcttaatatagAGGCTCTTTttctcattaatgttaatcaaacaattgtggtatcatggaaaaaagttgaatatatatttttctgataGATGTGGGTTTTGACTTTggtgtgtgccaaatttggtggtattaccagggattttaaggtatgcttgctaggtgattttgttttggaaccttcagaaaactttaactagatttttctcaaaattgactttgctgactctatcgacttcaaatAGGTGTAGCTAAGTCCTTTTTTGTCTgtttccaacaaatcatacatcattttgaaggtttttttaaaTCGAGATTATAccaataactcatttttgaaaatgtgctcattatgactcattttgccagcacgggtcacataaaTCAAGAATAACGAGAAGTTTTTTCAAATATCTAATTACTTTTGTATTTACAGGGCAATCTTGAGAAGATGTGCCGCACACTTGAGGACCAACTTAGTGAAATTAAGTCCAAGAATGACGAGAACATTCGC
This Ctenopharyngodon idella isolate HZGC_01 chromosome 5, HZGC01, whole genome shotgun sequence DNA region includes the following protein-coding sequences:
- the LOC127512394 gene encoding myosin heavy chain, fast skeletal muscle isoform X2 produces the protein MQRRPQKFHPVGSENFIWSQGQKATATMSTDAEMAAYGKAAIYLRKPERERIEAQSKPFDAKTACYVADVKELYLKGTIKSKDGNKVTVVLLDTQEERVAKEEDVYPMNPPKYDKIEDMAMMTHLNEASVLYNLKERYAAWMIYTYSGLFCATVNPYKMLPVYDPEVVTAYRGKKRMEAPPHIFSVSDNAYQFMQTDRENQSVLITGESGAGKTVNTKRVIQYFATVAVSGGEKKKEGKIKGSLEDQIIAANPLLEAYGNAKTVRNDNSSRFGKFIRIHFGTTGKLASADIETYLLEKSRVSFQLPDERGYHIFYQMMTNHKPELIEMTLLTTNPYDFPMCSQGQITVASIDDKEELDATDSAIDILGFSNEEKMGIYKFTGAVLHHGNMKFKQKQREEQAEPDGTEEADKISYLLGLNSAEMLKGLCYPRVKVGNEFVTKGQTVAQVYNSVSALGKSIYEKMFLWMVIRINQMLDTKQQRNFYIGVLDIAGFEIFDYNSMEQLCINFTNEKLQQFFNHHMFVLEQEEYKKEGIVWEFIDFGMDLASCIELIEKPMGIFSILEEECMFPKASDTSFKNKLHDQHLGKSNAFQKPKPAKGKAEAHFSLVHYAGTVDYNITGWLDKNKDPLNESVLQLYQKSSNKLLASLYPAVVEDTTKKAGKKKGGSMQTVSSQFRENLGKLMTNLRSTHPHFVRCLIPNESKTPGLMENFLVIHQLRCNGVLEGIRICRKGFPSRIQYGDFKQRYKVLNAGVIPEGQFMDNKKASEKLLGSIDIAHDEYRFGHTKVFFKAGLLGTLEEMRDEKLATLVTMTQALCRGYVMRKEYVKMTERRESIYTIQYNIRSFMNVKHWPWMKVYYKIKPMLKSAETEKELAGMKEEFEKCKEALTKSEAKKKELEEKMVSLLQEKNDLQLQVASETENLSDAEERCESLIKSKIQLEGKLKETTERLEDEEEINAELTAKKRKLEDECSELKKDIDDLELTLAKVEKEKHATENKVKNLTEEMTSQDESLAKLTKEKKALQEAHQQTLDDLQAEEDKVNTLTKSKTKLEQQVDDLEGSLEQEKKLRMDLERAKRKLEGDLKLSQESVMDLENEKQQSDEKIKKKDFETSQLLSKIEDEQSLGAQIQKKIKELQARIEELEEEIEAERAARAKVEKQRADLSRELEEISERLEEAGGANSAQIEMNKKREAEFQKLRRDLEESTLQHEATAAALRKKQADSVAELGEQIDNLQRVKQKLEKEKSEYKMEIDDLSSNMEAVAKAKGNLEKMCRTLEDQLSEIKSKNDENIRQINDLSAQRARFQTENGEFGRQLEEKEALVSQLTRGKQAFTQQIEELKRHIEEEVKAKNALAHAVQSSRHDCDLLREQFEEEQEAKAELQRGMSKANSEVAQWRTKYETDAIQRTEELEESKKKLAQRLQDAEEQVEAVNSKCASLEKTKQRLQAEVEDLMIDVERANGLAANLDKKQKNFDKVLAEWKQKYEEGQAELEGAQKEARSLSTELFKMKNSYEESLDQLETLKRENKNLQQEISELTEQLSETGKGIHELEKAKKTVETEKAEIQTALEEAEGTLEHEESKILRVQLELNQVKSEIDRKLAEKDEEMEQIKRNSQRVIESMQSTLDSEVRSRNDALRIKKKMEGDLNEMEIQLSHANRQAAEAQKQLRNVQGQLKDAQLHLDDALRGQEDMKEQVAMVERRNTLMQSEIEELRAALEQTERGRKVAEQELVDISERVGLLHSQNTSLLNTKKKLEADLIHVQSEVDDTVQEARNAEEKAKKAITDAALMAEELKKEQDTSSHLERMKKNLEVSVKDLQHRLDEAENLAMKGGKKQLQKLESRVRELETEIEAEQRRGADAVKGVRKYERRVKELTYQTDEDKKNVARLQDLVDKLQLKVKAYKRQSEEAEEQANGYLSKLRKVQHELEEAEERADISESQVNKLRVKSRDAGKVKEE